The Agromyces mariniharenae genome includes a window with the following:
- a CDS encoding 3-oxoacyl-[acyl-carrier-protein] synthase III C-terminal domain-containing protein, giving the protein MGATATAYLTGFGSYLPGDPVDNDGIAARLGGDDAVTERIRRRVLQANGIRQRHYALDEQGEPTELNEELAVKALRAALDDRGIAASDLRMLACATTMGDVLVPGFASMVHGRLGGGPMQLLTASGVCASSLAALDAAASKIRLGDHPRAAVVGSELASRSLRQRRFDGIRAGMDSHFLRWMLSDGAGAVVVEFQPHPARPSLRLDWVRHVSLAHEHDVCMRAGMDGPAPVVGGTWQDVDLADAAASGMFVIRQDVSMLDELADAGLKQFEELVDIGLVDVSHLDHVICHYSTNVFRDLAFDGLRRRIPTLDTDRWFSNLETRGNTGSASIFIALEEAWRSGRFAPGETVLLAVPESGRFSFAFAHLTVVAPPDQQGAST; this is encoded by the coding sequence ATGGGTGCGACGGCGACCGCTTACCTCACGGGCTTCGGCTCGTATCTTCCGGGTGATCCGGTCGACAACGACGGCATCGCGGCGCGGCTCGGCGGCGACGACGCGGTCACCGAGCGCATCCGCCGCCGCGTGCTCCAGGCGAACGGCATCCGGCAGCGGCACTACGCCCTCGACGAGCAGGGCGAGCCCACCGAGCTCAACGAGGAGCTCGCCGTCAAGGCGCTCCGCGCCGCGCTCGACGATCGGGGGATCGCGGCATCCGACCTGCGGATGCTGGCGTGCGCGACGACCATGGGCGACGTGCTCGTGCCCGGGTTCGCGTCGATGGTGCACGGGCGCCTCGGCGGCGGGCCGATGCAGCTGCTCACCGCGTCGGGCGTGTGCGCGTCGAGCCTCGCCGCGCTGGATGCCGCGGCGAGCAAGATCAGGCTCGGCGACCACCCGCGCGCCGCGGTCGTCGGCTCGGAGCTGGCGAGCCGCAGCCTGCGGCAGCGTCGCTTCGACGGCATCCGCGCCGGCATGGACTCGCACTTCCTGCGCTGGATGCTCTCCGACGGCGCCGGGGCCGTGGTGGTCGAGTTCCAGCCGCATCCGGCCAGGCCGTCGCTGCGACTCGACTGGGTGCGCCACGTCTCGCTCGCCCACGAGCACGACGTGTGCATGCGCGCCGGCATGGACGGCCCCGCGCCCGTCGTCGGTGGCACGTGGCAGGACGTCGACCTCGCCGACGCCGCGGCATCCGGCATGTTCGTGATCCGGCAGGACGTGAGCATGCTCGACGAGCTCGCCGACGCTGGACTGAAGCAGTTCGAGGAGCTCGTCGACATCGGGCTGGTCGACGTCTCGCACCTCGACCACGTGATCTGCCACTACAGCACCAACGTCTTCCGCGACCTCGCCTTCGACGGGCTGCGCCGCCGCATCCCGACGCTCGACACCGACCGCTGGTTCTCGAACCTCGAGACGCGCGGCAACACCGGGTCGGCGAGCATCTTCATCGCCCTCGAGGAGGCGTGGCGCTCGGGCCGATTCGCGCCCGGCGAGACCGTGCTGCTGGCCGTGCCCGAATCCGGCCGGTTCTCGTTCGCCTTCGCCCACCTCACCGTGGTCGCCCCACCCGATCAGCAAGGAGCATCGACATGA
- a CDS encoding DNA alkylation repair protein — protein MASPAAEFIDRTLQAEGSEFRAEADAERIGGGLRHYGASVGAVRGTVRDAGRRHPDMTHDEVTALAAELWAEPVYERRLAAIVLLQGHVRMLRGSDLTRLEQFLRDARARELVDPIATDVVRPLLDRLEGAEATRALRIIERWAIDPDPNLRRAASLR, from the coding sequence GTGGCCTCTCCCGCCGCCGAGTTCATCGATCGCACGCTCCAGGCCGAGGGCTCCGAGTTCCGGGCCGAGGCCGACGCCGAGCGGATCGGCGGCGGGCTGCGTCACTACGGCGCGTCGGTCGGGGCGGTCCGCGGCACGGTGCGCGACGCGGGGCGGCGGCATCCGGACATGACGCACGACGAGGTCACCGCGCTCGCCGCGGAGCTCTGGGCCGAGCCGGTCTACGAGCGCCGGCTCGCCGCGATCGTCCTGCTCCAGGGGCACGTGCGGATGCTGCGGGGCAGCGACCTCACGCGACTCGAGCAGTTCCTCCGCGACGCCCGCGCCCGCGAGCTCGTGGACCCGATCGCCACCGACGTCGTGCGCCCGCTGCTCGACCGGCTCGAGGGCGCAGAGGCGACGCGAGCGCTGCGGATCATCGAGCGATGGGCGATCGATCCCGATCCGAACCTGCGGCGGGCCGCCTCGCTGCGCTGA
- a CDS encoding FAD-binding oxidoreductase: MSVRETDARSAHADGVERLLASYRALPEASAVRLAKPTSNLFRPRVRADAAGLDTSGLTHVIAVDPEARTADVAGMCTYEDLVAATLPHGLTPLVVPQLKTITLGGAVTGLGIESASFRNGMPHESVLELDILTGAGELVTTSPDEHPDLFRAFPNSYGTLGYAVRLRIELEPVQPFVALTHLRFHALDELAATMDRIVETGAHDGVRVDYLDGVVFSADESYLCLGTQTAASGPVSDYTRQRIFYRSIQHDDGAIHDRLTIHDYLWRWDTDWFWCSEGFGAQHPLVRRLWPRRYRRSRSYWKLMRIARRYGIADALERLKRRPPREWVIQDIEVPIGRTVEFLDWFLANVPIEPIWLCPVRMRDDDGWTLYPLRPRETYVNVGFWSTVPIGATEGETNRRIERVVDELDGHKSLYSDAYYSREEFDARYGGDAYRGVKGRYDPDGRLLDLYAKAVQRR, encoded by the coding sequence GTGTCCGTTCGCGAGACCGACGCACGCTCCGCCCACGCCGACGGCGTGGAGCGGCTCCTCGCAAGCTATCGGGCGCTGCCCGAGGCATCCGCGGTTCGGCTCGCGAAGCCGACGTCCAACCTGTTCCGGCCGCGGGTCCGGGCGGATGCCGCGGGGCTCGACACCTCGGGGCTGACGCACGTCATCGCGGTCGACCCCGAGGCCCGCACGGCCGATGTCGCGGGCATGTGCACCTACGAGGACCTCGTCGCCGCGACGCTCCCGCACGGGCTCACGCCCCTCGTCGTGCCGCAGCTGAAGACCATCACGCTCGGGGGTGCGGTCACCGGCCTCGGCATCGAGTCCGCCTCGTTCCGCAACGGGATGCCGCATGAGTCGGTGCTCGAGCTCGACATCCTCACCGGGGCCGGCGAGCTCGTCACCACGTCGCCCGATGAGCATCCCGACCTGTTCCGCGCGTTCCCCAACTCCTACGGCACGCTCGGCTACGCGGTGCGCCTGCGCATCGAGCTCGAACCCGTGCAGCCCTTCGTGGCGCTCACGCACCTGCGCTTCCACGCCCTCGACGAGCTCGCAGCCACGATGGATCGGATCGTCGAGACCGGAGCGCACGACGGCGTTCGCGTCGACTACCTCGACGGCGTCGTGTTCAGCGCCGACGAGAGCTACCTCTGCCTCGGCACGCAGACCGCGGCATCCGGCCCGGTGAGCGACTACACCCGGCAGCGGATCTTCTACCGCTCCATCCAGCACGACGACGGGGCGATCCACGACCGCCTGACGATCCACGACTACCTGTGGCGGTGGGACACCGACTGGTTCTGGTGCTCGGAAGGGTTCGGCGCGCAGCATCCGCTCGTTCGCCGGCTCTGGCCCCGTCGATACCGGCGCAGCCGCTCGTACTGGAAGCTGATGCGGATCGCGCGGCGGTACGGCATCGCCGACGCGCTCGAGCGGCTCAAGCGTCGCCCACCGCGGGAATGGGTGATCCAGGACATCGAGGTGCCGATCGGGCGGACCGTCGAGTTCCTCGACTGGTTCCTGGCGAACGTGCCGATCGAGCCGATCTGGCTCTGCCCGGTGCGCATGCGGGACGACGACGGTTGGACGCTCTACCCGCTGCGACCGCGCGAGACCTATGTCAACGTCGGCTTCTGGTCGACGGTGCCGATCGGGGCGACCGAAGGCGAGACGAACCGGCGCATCGAGCGGGTGGTCGATGAGCTCGACGGCCACAAGTCGCTCTACTCCGATGCCTACTACTCCCGCGAGGAGTTCGACGCGCGGTACGGTGGCGACGCCTACCGCGGGGTGAAGGGGCGCTACGACCCCGACGGGCGACTCCTCGACCTCTACGCGAAGGCGGTGCAACGACGATGA
- a CDS encoding iron-containing redox enzyme family protein has translation MTDTTTTTTADATTSGSAAPLADAGADAGTLADRLAEVWIELEERLDQVPILQRLADGTVTIRDYERLLFNLRQQVVDGSPWISRAASNFDIEHFTLRAAAIKHAEEEHRDYLMLERDYVAIGGSLDELRSGRKNLGSEALSGYMFHYADQPNPVGLLGAMFIIEGLGAKRAAGWAARFQEVLGLADNQVHFMQYHQEADGAHTGDLEAILTSGIIDDAAADEIVRCAQVVARLYALQLEELDR, from the coding sequence ATGACCGACACGACGACCACCACGACCGCCGACGCCACGACCTCCGGCTCCGCCGCGCCGCTCGCCGACGCGGGCGCCGACGCCGGCACGCTCGCCGACCGGCTCGCCGAGGTGTGGATCGAGCTCGAGGAGCGTCTCGACCAGGTGCCGATCCTGCAGCGACTCGCCGACGGCACGGTGACCATCCGCGACTACGAGCGACTGCTCTTCAACCTGCGCCAGCAGGTCGTCGACGGGTCGCCATGGATCTCGCGCGCGGCATCCAACTTCGACATCGAGCACTTCACGCTGCGGGCGGCGGCGATCAAGCACGCCGAGGAGGAGCACCGCGACTACCTCATGCTCGAGCGCGACTACGTCGCCATCGGCGGCTCGCTCGACGAACTGCGCAGCGGCCGCAAGAACCTCGGCTCCGAGGCGCTCTCGGGCTACATGTTCCACTACGCGGACCAGCCCAACCCGGTCGGGCTCCTCGGCGCGATGTTCATCATCGAGGGGCTCGGTGCGAAGCGCGCCGCGGGGTGGGCCGCTCGATTCCAGGAGGTGCTCGGGCTCGCCGACAACCAGGTGCACTTCATGCAGTACCACCAGGAGGCGGACGGCGCGCACACCGGCGACCTCGAGGCGATCCTGACGTCGGGCATCATCGACGACGCGGCCGCCGACGAGATCGTGCGGTGCGCGCAGGTGGTCGCCCGGCTCTACGCGCTGCAGCTCGAGGAACTGGACCGCTGA
- a CDS encoding DUF6999 family protein, translating to MAEFVRSDPSMWEAVYADPSVPLDRALVRLIIDDQRRLSRRWLYPIARVFSRILVALISIVKRVLPFRWMPLHTMDVLCVWFLRRFVSPDAVELLIRHFVVETNLVNFIIRNTPVAMEPVTLRPEALSGLGDQAVVEHDVNVYDVLIALDAVPLTRPETLDFTQLDIPPLDAERWRRRYLRLDIQTALCFMNIPFSMALTVEEYRRAVHSIRFDDSFLEILALVTDDDTFRHWKLAGMSLWMDSNVDVPRMVYRHALVCEYAHARLVKLAGGAYPRDTRAEFD from the coding sequence GTGGCGGAGTTCGTCCGCTCCGACCCGAGCATGTGGGAGGCGGTGTACGCCGACCCCTCCGTGCCGCTCGACCGTGCGCTGGTGCGCCTCATCATCGACGACCAGCGCCGGCTCTCGCGGCGCTGGCTCTACCCGATCGCCCGCGTGTTCTCGCGCATCCTGGTCGCGCTCATCTCGATCGTCAAGCGCGTGCTGCCGTTCCGGTGGATGCCGCTGCACACCATGGACGTGCTGTGCGTGTGGTTCCTGCGACGCTTCGTCTCGCCCGACGCCGTCGAGCTGCTCATCCGGCATTTCGTCGTGGAGACCAACCTCGTCAACTTCATCATCCGCAACACGCCCGTCGCGATGGAGCCCGTCACGCTGCGACCCGAGGCGCTCTCGGGGCTCGGCGACCAGGCCGTCGTCGAGCACGACGTCAACGTCTACGACGTGCTCATCGCCCTCGACGCGGTGCCGCTGACGCGGCCCGAGACGCTCGACTTCACGCAGCTCGACATCCCGCCGCTCGACGCCGAGCGGTGGCGCCGACGCTACCTCCGCCTCGACATCCAGACCGCCCTCTGCTTCATGAACATCCCGTTCTCGATGGCGCTCACGGTCGAGGAGTACCGCCGAGCCGTGCACTCGATCCGGTTCGACGACTCGTTCCTCGAGATCCTCGCCCTCGTGACCGACGACGACACCTTCCGGCACTGGAAGCTCGCGGGCATGAGCCTCTGGATGGACTCGAACGTCGACGTGCCCCGGATGGTCTACCGGCACGCGCTCGTCTGCGAGTACGCCCACGCCCGGCTCGTGAAGCTCGCCGGCGGCGCGTATCCGCGCGACACCCGCGCCGAGTTCGACTGA
- a CDS encoding class I SAM-dependent methyltransferase translates to MTTFKDRAPETAEPAASDTEARADDGKLTLAEILELLARGRLPLRFTAYDGSSAGPEDAPFGLELTSPRGTTYLATARGDLGLARAYIAGDIEIHGVHPGDPYELLKALADELVFRMPPPKTMARIVRSVGVEHLRPIAPPPQEVPPRWRRLGTGRRHSKARDAEVIHYHYDVSNTFYQWVLGPSMTYTCACYPRAEASLDEAQENKYRLVFEKLRLTPGDRLLDVGCGWGGMVRYAARRGVRAVGVTLSEEQATWAQRAIVEEGLADLAEARFGDYRDIRESGFDAVSSIGLLEHIGVRNYKQYFRFLRSRLRPGGLLLNHCITRPENRTEPSTHGFIDRYVFPDGELTGSGRIITEAQDAGLEVLHEENLRPHYALTLRDWCANLVAHWDEAVEEVGLEKAKVWGLYMAGSRLQFERGGIQLHQVLAVNADEHGGVGDLPLRPWWTP, encoded by the coding sequence ATGACGACGTTCAAGGACCGGGCGCCCGAGACGGCCGAGCCGGCGGCATCCGACACTGAGGCCCGCGCGGACGACGGCAAGCTCACGCTGGCCGAGATCCTCGAGCTGCTCGCCAGGGGTCGGCTGCCGCTGCGGTTCACCGCATACGACGGCAGCTCGGCCGGTCCCGAGGACGCCCCCTTCGGGCTCGAGCTCACATCGCCCCGCGGCACCACCTACCTCGCCACCGCCCGCGGCGACCTCGGCCTCGCCCGGGCCTACATCGCCGGCGACATCGAGATCCACGGCGTGCACCCCGGCGATCCGTACGAGCTGCTCAAGGCGCTCGCCGACGAGCTGGTGTTCCGGATGCCGCCGCCGAAGACGATGGCCCGGATCGTGCGGTCCGTCGGCGTCGAGCACCTGCGCCCGATCGCACCGCCGCCGCAGGAGGTGCCGCCGCGCTGGCGGCGCCTCGGCACCGGACGCCGGCACAGCAAGGCGCGCGACGCCGAGGTGATCCACTACCACTACGACGTGTCGAACACCTTCTACCAGTGGGTGCTCGGGCCGTCGATGACCTACACCTGCGCGTGCTACCCGCGCGCCGAGGCATCCCTCGACGAGGCGCAGGAGAACAAGTACCGCCTGGTGTTCGAGAAGCTTCGGCTGACGCCGGGCGACCGACTGCTCGACGTCGGATGCGGCTGGGGCGGCATGGTCCGGTACGCCGCCCGTCGAGGCGTCCGCGCGGTCGGCGTCACCCTGTCGGAGGAGCAGGCGACGTGGGCGCAGCGGGCGATCGTCGAGGAGGGGCTCGCCGACCTGGCCGAGGCGCGCTTCGGCGACTACCGCGACATCCGCGAGTCGGGCTTCGACGCGGTGTCGTCGATCGGGCTGCTCGAGCACATCGGCGTGCGGAACTACAAGCAGTACTTCCGGTTCCTGCGGTCGCGGCTGCGGCCGGGCGGGCTGCTGCTCAACCACTGCATCACGCGCCCCGAGAACAGGACCGAGCCGTCGACTCACGGGTTCATCGACCGCTACGTGTTCCCCGACGGCGAGCTCACCGGCTCGGGGCGCATCATCACCGAGGCGCAGGATGCCGGGCTGGAGGTGCTGCACGAGGAGAACCTGCGCCCGCACTACGCGCTGACCCTCCGGGACTGGTGCGCCAACCTCGTCGCGCACTGGGACGAGGCGGTCGAGGAGGTCGGCCTCGAGAAGGCGAAGGTGTGGGGGCTCTACATGGCCGGGTCGCGGCTCCAGTTCGAGCGTGGCGGCATCCAGCTGCACCAGGTGCTCGCGGTGAACGCCGACGAGCACGGCGGCGTGGGCGACCTGCCGCTGCGACCGTGGTGGACGCCGTAG
- a CDS encoding LysR family transcriptional regulator — protein sequence MNLEQLRSFVEVAKFGNFTRAAEELYLAQPSLSRQIAALEQDLGAELFHRARGGSTLTVAGQSLLPLARRMLADADSVRRELAELAGLERGRVRLGATPTLCISLVAEVFSAFHAEHPGIELHLSEQGSRRLLDELGGGELDLALITTSDAVTAERFTVTPLLVEELVVVSSAAAPPVAAGDAIRLVKVAELPQIVFSSTYDLRSTTDAAFRTANLTPEVVLEGAEMDAVLRFVERGLGVAIVPAMVLIDRPGLRSVRLEEPTLTRTITLARPADVAPTAAVDVMQRTIATTATAFAARAGDTMRLAEAAR from the coding sequence ATGAACCTCGAGCAACTGCGCAGCTTCGTCGAGGTGGCGAAGTTCGGCAACTTCACCCGCGCCGCCGAGGAGCTGTACCTCGCCCAGCCCTCGCTGAGCCGACAGATCGCCGCACTCGAGCAGGATCTCGGCGCCGAGCTGTTCCACCGCGCCCGCGGCGGCAGCACGCTGACGGTCGCGGGTCAGTCGCTGCTGCCGCTCGCACGCCGCATGCTCGCCGACGCCGACTCGGTGCGTCGCGAGCTCGCCGAGCTCGCGGGCCTCGAGCGCGGCCGTGTGCGGCTCGGCGCGACGCCGACCCTCTGCATCAGCCTCGTCGCCGAGGTGTTCAGCGCGTTCCACGCGGAGCATCCGGGCATCGAGCTGCACCTCTCCGAGCAGGGCTCGCGCCGGCTGCTCGACGAGCTCGGGGGCGGCGAGCTCGACCTCGCGCTCATCACGACATCGGATGCCGTGACCGCCGAGCGGTTCACCGTGACGCCGCTGCTCGTCGAGGAGCTCGTCGTCGTGTCATCCGCCGCAGCACCGCCGGTCGCCGCCGGCGACGCGATCAGGCTGGTCAAGGTCGCCGAGCTGCCCCAGATCGTCTTCAGCTCGACGTACGACCTGCGCAGCACGACGGATGCCGCGTTCCGCACGGCGAACCTCACCCCCGAGGTCGTGCTCGAGGGGGCCGAGATGGACGCGGTGCTGCGGTTCGTCGAGCGCGGGCTGGGGGTCGCGATCGTTCCCGCGATGGTGCTCATCGACCGCCCGGGCCTGCGATCGGTGCGGCTCGAGGAACCGACGCTCACCCGCACGATCACCCTCGCGCGGCCCGCGGATGTCGCGCCCACCGCCGCGGTCGACGTCATGCAGCGCACGATCGCGACCACCGCGACGGCGTTCGCAGCGCGTGCGGGAGACACCATGCGACTCGCGGAGGCGGCCCGGTGA
- a CDS encoding L-aspartate oxidase, whose product MTTSTTPERQLSTTVLVIGTGGSGLRAAIELAEAGVDVLALGKRSKSDAHTSLAAGGINAALSTMDPDDSWQQHAADTLKESYLLANPHTVEIVTKNAARGIQDLERYGMPFAREDDGRISQRFFGAHTYRRTAFAGDYTGLEIQRTLVNRAAQLNVPILDTVYVTRILVNDDGAVFGAYGFDLEDGTRYLIHADSVILAAGGHNRIWRRTSSRRDENTGDSWRLAVEAGGRVRDPELVQFHPSGIIEPESAAGTLISEAARGEGGILTNGLGERFMAKYDPERMELSTRDRVALAAYTEIKEGRGTPNGGVWLDVSHLPRETIMQRLPRVYQTMLELQMLDITKQPIEIAPTAHYSMGGVWVRPDDHGTDVPGLYAIGEASSGLHGANRLGGNSLIELLVFGRIVGQAAAAYSASLPAQTRSAAAVDAARAEIAGLLASDGSENVRALQRAIRDTMTEHAGVVRDEEGLRAGLAELDAIEARIAAIGVHPDIAGYQDLAHAFDLKSAALAARATLEAALERRETRGCHNRSDYPSLDESLQVNLVWSPSTGVTREEIPAIPEEIAALMRDVSTIGKLVE is encoded by the coding sequence ATGACCACCAGTACCACTCCAGAGCGGCAGCTCTCCACGACCGTGCTCGTGATCGGCACCGGCGGATCGGGCCTGCGCGCCGCGATCGAGCTCGCCGAGGCGGGCGTCGACGTGCTCGCGCTCGGCAAGCGCTCCAAGTCCGACGCGCACACCTCGCTCGCCGCCGGCGGCATCAACGCCGCCCTCTCGACGATGGACCCCGACGACAGCTGGCAGCAGCACGCCGCCGACACGCTGAAGGAGAGTTACCTCCTCGCGAACCCGCACACCGTCGAGATCGTGACGAAGAACGCTGCGCGCGGCATCCAGGACCTCGAGCGTTACGGCATGCCGTTCGCCCGTGAAGACGACGGCCGCATCTCGCAGCGCTTCTTCGGCGCTCACACCTACCGCCGCACCGCGTTCGCGGGCGACTACACCGGGCTCGAGATCCAGCGCACGCTCGTCAACCGGGCGGCGCAGCTGAACGTGCCGATCCTCGACACCGTCTACGTCACGCGCATCCTGGTGAACGACGATGGCGCGGTCTTCGGCGCCTACGGCTTCGACCTCGAGGACGGCACGCGCTACCTCATCCACGCCGACTCGGTCATCCTCGCGGCGGGCGGCCACAACCGCATCTGGCGGCGCACCTCGTCGCGTCGCGACGAGAACACCGGCGACTCGTGGCGTCTCGCGGTCGAGGCGGGCGGCCGGGTGCGCGACCCCGAGCTCGTGCAGTTCCACCCGTCGGGGATCATCGAGCCCGAGAGCGCGGCCGGCACGCTCATCTCCGAGGCGGCGCGCGGCGAGGGCGGCATCCTCACCAACGGCCTCGGCGAGCGCTTCATGGCGAAGTACGACCCCGAGCGCATGGAGCTGTCGACCCGCGACCGCGTCGCCCTCGCCGCCTACACCGAGATCAAGGAGGGACGCGGAACCCCCAACGGCGGTGTCTGGCTGGATGTCTCGCACCTGCCCCGCGAGACGATCATGCAGCGCCTCCCCCGCGTCTACCAGACCATGCTCGAGCTGCAGATGCTCGACATCACGAAGCAGCCGATCGAGATCGCGCCCACCGCGCACTACTCGATGGGTGGCGTGTGGGTGCGCCCCGACGACCACGGCACGGATGTCCCGGGCCTCTACGCCATCGGCGAGGCATCCTCGGGCCTTCATGGCGCCAACCGGCTGGGTGGCAACTCGCTCATCGAGCTGCTCGTCTTCGGGCGCATCGTGGGACAGGCAGCCGCCGCCTACTCGGCCTCGCTTCCGGCGCAGACGCGTTCGGCGGCCGCGGTCGACGCGGCTCGCGCCGAGATCGCCGGACTGCTGGCATCGGATGGCTCGGAGAACGTCCGCGCCCTGCAGCGCGCCATCCGCGACACCATGACCGAGCACGCCGGCGTCGTGCGCGACGAGGAGGGCCTGCGCGCGGGGCTCGCCGAGCTCGACGCGATCGAAGCGCGCATCGCCGCCATCGGCGTGCACCCCGACATCGCCGGCTACCAGGACCTGGCACACGCCTTCGACCTCAAGTCGGCCGCGCTGGCCGCCCGTGCGACGCTCGAGGCCGCGCTCGAACGGCGCGAGACCCGCGGCTGCCACAACCGAAGCGACTACCCGTCGCTCGACGAGTCGCTGCAGGTGAACCTGGTGTGGTCGCCCTCGACGGGGGTGACCCGCGAGGAGATCCCCGCAATCCCCGAGGAGATCGCGGCACTCATGCGCGACGTGTCGACGATCGGCAAGCTCGTCGAGTAG
- a CDS encoding methyltransferase family protein, producing MWARLYFAAQALAGTVWWIAVFAVPVVREATLGSLDPVIVAALDIPLFVVASAAAALGLRIAAVVTTGWTILVTGAMAVYATLTTEAVWGAVLMAAAAAGSSAALSLMLLGRIPTEWVVARGPFAFRPAAAGAGATRHVLATAVQILVFWGVFLAAIPFTLTFVEARWGLAIPFPPVVAPVGLVLFLLASGLGLWSAATMSTIGHGTPLPAAMPNRLVIAGPYRFVRNPMAIAGITQGVAVGLMLSSWLVVAYAIAGSLVWNFAVRPHEEADLEARFGEAFRRYRSSVRCWWPRFDVGGAASARPTISAARRPAAGSDRDRSPIAR from the coding sequence ATGTGGGCCCGCCTGTACTTCGCCGCGCAGGCCCTCGCCGGCACCGTCTGGTGGATCGCCGTGTTCGCCGTTCCCGTCGTGCGCGAGGCGACCCTGGGAAGCCTCGACCCGGTGATCGTCGCGGCACTCGACATCCCGCTGTTCGTGGTGGCGTCCGCAGCGGCCGCGCTCGGGCTGCGCATCGCCGCAGTGGTGACCACCGGGTGGACGATCCTCGTCACCGGTGCCATGGCGGTGTACGCCACCCTGACGACCGAGGCCGTCTGGGGAGCAGTCCTGATGGCGGCGGCGGCCGCCGGCTCGTCGGCGGCACTGTCGCTGATGCTGCTGGGACGGATTCCCACCGAATGGGTCGTCGCGCGCGGCCCGTTCGCCTTCCGACCCGCCGCCGCCGGCGCCGGCGCGACCAGGCATGTGCTCGCCACGGCGGTGCAGATCCTGGTCTTCTGGGGCGTCTTCCTCGCGGCGATCCCGTTCACCCTGACCTTCGTCGAGGCACGCTGGGGCCTGGCGATCCCGTTCCCTCCCGTCGTGGCCCCGGTCGGATTGGTGCTGTTCCTGCTCGCGAGCGGTCTGGGGCTGTGGTCGGCCGCCACGATGTCGACGATCGGCCACGGCACCCCGCTGCCCGCGGCGATGCCCAACCGTCTCGTCATCGCGGGTCCGTACCGGTTCGTCCGCAATCCGATGGCGATCGCGGGGATCACCCAGGGAGTCGCGGTCGGACTGATGCTCTCGTCATGGCTGGTGGTCGCGTACGCCATCGCCGGTTCCCTCGTGTGGAACTTCGCCGTCCGACCGCACGAGGAGGCCGACCTCGAGGCCCGATTCGGCGAGGCGTTCCGGCGGTACCGCAGCTCCGTTCGGTGCTGGTGGCCTCGATTCGACGTCGGCGGCGCGGCATCCGCTCGGCCGACGATCAGCGCAGCGAGGCGGCCCGCCGCAGGTTCGGATCGGGATCGATCGCCCATCGCTCGATGA
- a CDS encoding type II toxin-antitoxin system VapC family toxin, giving the protein MTRFGIDVLTALRLIEEDLPVAEGHQLVAPNVLRSQVLSQLYRAVRRGELGHDSARMRLDRLSSMRVRLLGDRVSRAVAWKIAEQLGWDDTTTAEYVAVAQLQADAFITLDADLARRVEGVVPIAPFEALRAP; this is encoded by the coding sequence ATGACACGGTTCGGGATCGACGTCCTCACGGCATTGCGGCTCATCGAAGAGGATCTTCCGGTCGCCGAGGGCCACCAACTGGTCGCACCGAACGTGCTCCGCTCGCAGGTGCTGTCGCAGCTGTATCGTGCGGTGCGCCGAGGCGAGCTCGGGCACGATTCCGCTCGCATGCGACTGGACCGGCTCTCGTCCATGCGGGTGCGCCTCCTCGGCGACCGGGTCTCACGCGCCGTCGCGTGGAAGATCGCCGAGCAGCTCGGATGGGATGACACGACGACGGCCGAATACGTGGCCGTCGCACAGCTGCAGGCCGACGCCTTCATCACCCTCGACGCCGATCTCGCGCGCCGCGTTGAGGGGGTCGTTCCGATCGCGCCCTTCGAGGCACTGCGCGCACCCTGA